A single region of the Plasmodium reichenowi strain SY57 chromosome 9, whole genome shotgun sequence genome encodes:
- a CDS encoding hypothetical protein (conserved Plasmodium protein, unknown function), giving the protein MNSDDDKENQKDVFRVLDTNVNIKEEEEKNEGKFEKIDNKNEQKEINNEKNITNNDNNNDNIKNSCDVIKILEGNDLLSSSNGEIKNIYNSSEDILTIDLNKQNKIKEYNYIEKENDKYILNNINNYDNILSNSNQNGNEDMISCNKEKYEFTDYLHNKIKDKTLDMNLNISYDHISLDEHINLDILYNMDDLNYDIIKNNTQKKDVPIGEYILNDDKRDIMSTINNEEKLAENCRFVLLNNEHTKGDKTCDGNNKASYNKTSYSNNKTCDGNNKAFDSNNKTFDSNNKTFDSNNKMSYSNNKTFDSNNKTSYSNNTFYNKETPFFIDTIKNFKEDLIYKKMFENVSRKGLIFILTIQDVLIKKTKKILCNKCSEEIPSFNNINNILKDMLKINIEKQTSEIYMTKLLKKIKMDFLKTQEYLTKQIKDKIYIINNLNIKNELLNNTIKKYKEYFYKIKNEEEIKNSRIKINIHKQFLNVTDFLYHLMLHIYTKITEKNNKLKFLICQMKKLKLYDEQHENVQNNKKKKNNKILKNQMKTKMKTKMKMKMKKVDHDHLSNVNIRNQNNNKYDFNKNKKKKIYNNPKYASHHSDNNTNLNIKNTLNNKKKNTQDLLLSKKGFSDVDNNRSQSSSLNSSSITFLSNELCLSDFTHMNTKKNLTKRNKNKYKKNTKKKKNMHSYKNVEESVSVSSGTNDVIKDVQKKECDYRYDRDIIIKLKKYKHKYQEELKRNKTLKFLLTNKDDEIEQIKTHFKEDLEHKEIFFQDEEKKKCDEIYHLKTLLEKEEMNNKELKDFNESLKKKLDISICNEKDLNNKLYDLNMLITKERDKNKFLLLQNKRLKCIIIESNCNKDFICRKSNMKNHNFLKYQINYPNDPISNIGRKNIYNNSMNDSENYLSDTYMITRDNEHMYPMDRYNMDDIYIQDISHEHINDNLTDDAIYNGMDKFKRTTLRKYSKAHKRNPYQSKHVKKIDEDPYNQMMYDNNVYYKYYYDKNPYKNYKMDVSYYSDNSVQIKEKRKKRSVDINSRNNKIKNKELAKRGTKLINRIADENEKIIIKKKKNFNNNNKNKEINDNNRNINTIKKTLNHNNKENISEQIRNDIINFDEQNYKKIINNIAKEEKEIEQIKDDDLYAIFMENWDESRVYDKLKNDSDINMSCSFIKNLNNDDIYITQNNDIPTNTTTTTNNNNNNNDNMEIKMNNYLHQNITKQEHITKDTINNNLSDVQKNNQIKQNNDNIINVPYNNNSNVDERYNEDIEEKKHITFENHNLDNNSKDNKEFCFAPPVMPYHINSIENSNIINNQKEQNDDNEVLMTYELYKQNKEKYMHISLKKKSVTHDEGENKSHNISNNTKSVLIRNILPSNNNNNNNNNNNSNNNNNNNSNNNNNNNNNKCNDQENNYNDNLICKGKMKPLELSKNNLNDQYSYENSCRELSLNNSVNEVYKTLRNNYDNNGHNFFQAYESEERNVSNIDIINNQDIKHTEINISNDNTFMPNPKKNIDNINVGPMCSSNHKNIKIEINNKDLNILNDNLNIHINQCSTQDNIINYNEKVIFNNEQKKYDTHVSNITSMQNCQVVYEPEQINKAIDSKVQNLDNKNTINELHFLINDLSTSKQNICNTNNILINPHTEKHINNDNHKINDDYIGTHDFINTSDVQCDTNLVEAKRKSLPNASRIRKNEERDRGVLSRILRKI; this is encoded by the exons ATGAATagtgatgatgataaagaAAACCAAAAAGATGTCTTTCGAGTATTGGACACAAATGTTAACATAAAGGAGGAGGAGGAAAAGAATGAAGGGAAGTTCGAAAAGATAGATAATAAGAATGAACagaaagaaataaataatgaaaagaatatcactaataatgataataataatgataatattaaaaatagttgtgatgttattaaaatattagaaGGAAACGatttattatcttcatctAACGGtgaaataaagaatatatataattcatctgaggatatattaacaatagatctaaataaacaaaacaaaataaaagaatataattatatagaaaaagaaaacgataaatacattttaaataatataaataattatgataatatattatcaaatAGTAATCAGAATGGTAATGAAGATATGATTAGTTgtaataaagaaaaatatgaatttaCAGATTActtacataataaaattaaagacAAAACGTTGGATAtgaatttaaatatatcttatGATCATATATCTCTTGAcgaacatataaatttgGATATATTGTATAACATGGATGATTTAAATTAcgatattataaaaaataacacACAAAAAAAGGATGTTCCCATTGGTGAGTATATTTTGAATGATGACAAGAGGGATATTATGAGcacaataaataatgagGAGAAGCTTGCTGAAAATTGTCGTTTCGTccttttaaataatgagCACACCAAAGGAGATAAAACGTGTgatggtaataataaagcGTCTTATAATAAAACGTCTTATAGTAATAACAAAACGTGTGATGGTAATAACAAAGCGTTTGATAGTAATAACAAAACGTTTGATAGTAATAACAAAACGTTTGATAGTAATAACAAAATGTCTTATAGTAATAACAAAACGTTTGATAGTAATAACAAAACGTCTTATAGTAACAAcactttttataataaagaaacGCCGTTTTTCATAGATACAATTAAAAACTTTAAAGAAgatcttatatataaaaaaatgtttgAAAATGTTAGTAGAAAAGGActcatatttattttaactATCCAAGATGTACTTATTAAGAAGACTAAAAAAATACTATGCAACAAATGTAGTGAGGAGATACCCAGctttaataatataaataatattttaaaagacatgctaaaaataaatatagaaaaacAAACTAGcgaaatatatatgacaaaacttttaaaaaagataaaaatggattttttaaaaacacaagaatatttaacaaaacagataaaagataaaatatatattataaataatttgaatataaaaaatgaacttcttaataatactattaaaaaatataaagaatatttttataaaataaaaaatgaagaagaaattaaaaactcacgtataaaaattaatatacataaacagtttttaaatgttacagattttctttatcatttaatgttacatatatatacaaaaattacagagaaaaataataagttgaaatttttaatatgtcAAATGAAGAAATTGAAATTATATGATGAACAACATGAGAATGTCcaaaacaataaaaaaaaaaaaaataataaaatattaaaaaatcaAATGAAAACCAAAATGAAAAccaaaatgaaaatgaaaatgaaaaaagtAGATCATGATCATCTATCTAATGTGAATATTAgaaatcaaaataataataaatatgattttaataaaaataagaagaaaaaaatatataacaatcCAAAATATGCTTCTCATCATTCTGATAACAATacaaatttaaatataaaaaatactttgaataataaaaagaaaaatacaCAAGATTTATTATTGTCAAAGAAAGGTTTCTCTGATgttgataataatagaaGTCAATCTTCTTCTTTGAATAGTTCAAGTATTACGTTTTTATCGAATGAACTGTGTCTCTCTGATTTTACCCATATGAATACTAAGAAAAACTTAAccaaaagaaataaaaacaaatacaaaaaaaatacaaaaaaaaagaaaaacatgcattcatataaaaatgttgaGGAATCGGTATCTGTGAGTTCTGGTACTAATGATGTCATAAAAGATGTGCAAAAAAAGGAATGTGATTATAGGTATGATAGagatataattataaaattaaaaaaatacaaacaTAAATATCAAGAGGAGTTGAAGAGGAACAAAACgttaaaatttttattgaCAAATAAG GATGACGAAATTGAACAAATAAAGACCCATTTTAAAGAAGACTTGGAACATAAGGAAATATTTTTCCAAGAtgaggaaaaaaaaaaatgtgatGAAATATACCACCTTAAAACATTAttagaaaaagaagaaatgaACAATAAAGAACTTAAGGATTTTAATGAGAGcttaaagaaaaaattagatATATCCATATGTAATGAGAAagatttaaataataaattatatgatttaaatatgttaatTACCAAAGAAAgagataaaaataaatttttattattacaaaataagAGACTgaaatgtattattatagaAAGTAATTGTAATAAAGATTTTATATGTAGAAAATCCAATATGAAGaatcataattttttgaaatatcAAATTAATTATCCTAATGATCCTATTTCTAATATtggaagaaaaaatatatataataacagTATGAATGATTCGGAGAATTATTTGTCAGATACATATATGATTACTAGAGATAATGAACATATGTATCCTATGGATAGATATAATATGGAcgatatatatatacaagaTATATCTCATGAgcatataaatgataatttaaCAGATGATGCTATATATAATGGTATGgataaatttaaaagaacAACGTTGCGGAAATATTCTAAAGCTCACAAAAGAAATCCTTATCAAAGTAAGcatgtaaaaaaaatagatgAAGATCCATATAATCAAATGATgtatgataataatgtttattacaaatattactatgataaaaatccatataaaaattataaaatggATGTATCATATTATAGTGATAATTCGGTACAAAtcaaagaaaaaagaaaaaaaagatcTGTAGATATCAATTCTagaaataacaaaataaaaaataaagaacTAGCCAAAAGGGGAACCAAGCTAATAAATCGAATAGCTGATGAAAATgagaaaataataataaaaaaaaaaaaaaattttaataataataataagaacaaagaaataaatgataataatcGTAATATCAATACAATTAAAAAGACGTtaaatcataataataaggaaaatatatctGAACAAATCAgaaatgatataataaattttgatgaacagaattataaaaaaattataaataatatagcaaaagaagaaaaagaaattgaGCAAATAAAAGACGATGATCTTTATGCTATATTTATGGAGAATTGGGATGAATCTCGTGTGTATGATAAACTAAAAAACGATTCGGATATAAATATGTCATgttcttttataaaaaatttaaataatgatgatatatatataacacaGAACAATGATATACCAACAAATACTACAACTActacaaataataataataataataatgataatatggAGATTAAGATGAATAATTATCTACACCAAAATATCACAAAACAAGAACATATAACAAAAGatacaataaataataatttgtctgatgtacaaaaaaataatcaaataaaacaaaataatgataacataataaatgtaccatataataataactCAAACGTAGATGAAAGGTATAATGAAGATATTGAAGAGAAAAAACATATTACTTTTGAAAATCATAACCttgataataattctaAAGACAATAAAGAATTTTGTTTTGCTCCACCTGTTATGCCGTATCATATAAATAGCATAGaaaattcaaatataattaataatcagaaggaacaaaatgatgataatgaagTTCTTATGACTTAcgaattatataaacaaaataaagaaaaatatatgcatataagtttaaagaaaaaaagtGTAACTCATGATGAAGGTGAAAATAAATCACACAACATTAGTAATAATACTAAAAGTGTATTGATTCGAAATATTTTACCAagcaataataataataacaataataataataataatagtaataataataataataataatagtaataataataataataataataataataaatgtaatgATCAGgagaataattataatgataatcTTATTTGTAAGGGAAAAATGAAACCACTTGAActttcaaaaaataatctTAATGATCAATATTCATATGAAAATAGTTGTCGTGAGCTAAGTTTGAATAATAGTGTGAATGAAGTTTATAAAACCTTAAGgaataattatgataacAATGGTCATAACTTTTTTCAAGCATACGAGAGTGAGGAAAGAAATGTATCTAATATAGacattataaataatcaGGATATTAAACATAcagaaataaatatatctaatGATAATACTTTTATGCCTaatccaaaaaaaaatatagataatataaatgttgGACCAATGTGTTCATctaatcataaaaatataaagattgaaataaataataaagatttaaatattctgaatgataatttaaatattcatataaatcaATGCTCAACACAAgacaatattataaattataatgaaaaagtaatttttaataatgaacaaaagaaatatgATACACATGTTTCGAACATTACTTCTATGCAAAATTGTCAAGTTGTATATGAACCAGAACAAATTAATAAAGCCATAGATAGTAAAGTACAAAATTTAGATAACAAAAATACTATCAACgaattacattttttaataaatgacTTATCTACATCTAAACAGAATATATGTAacacaaataatatacttATAAATCCACATACagaaaaacatataaataatgataaccACAAAATCAACGATGATTATATAGGAACACATGATTTTATAAACACAAGTGATGTTCAGTGCGACACAAATTTGGTAGAAGCCAAAAGGAAATCTCTTCCAAATGCATCGAGGATAAGAAAGAATGAAGAAAGAGATAGAGGTGTCTTAAGCCGAATAttaaggaaaatataa
- a CDS encoding zinc binding protein, putative, producing the protein MARSKVKKVKPRKKKPLKLDKQFNCPFCSYKKSVDIKLHRSKGIGELACLKCGVKYVNQITSLDECIDVYSEWVDKCLEANKKGCNEFFFNDDLLSLNNLEDKDIMDQTIE; encoded by the exons ATGGCTAGGAGTAAAGTGAAGAAAGTAAAACcgagaaaaaaaaaaccttTAAAATTGGATAAACAATTTAACTGTCCTTTTTGTagttataaaaaatcaGTTGATATAAAACT ACATAGGTCCAAAGGGATTGGAGAATTAGCTTGTCTAAAATGTGGTGTTAAATATGTTAATCAAATAACAAGTTTAGATGAATGTATAGATGTTTATAGCGAATGGGTAGATAAATGTCTTGAAGctaataaaaaaggatgtaacgaatttttttttaatgatgATTTGCTGtcattaaataatttagaAGATAAAGATATTATGGACCAAACAATcgaataa